One Angustibacter luteus genomic window carries:
- a CDS encoding DUF4282 domain-containing protein: protein MTTQSNLQAKGFLATLFDFSFTSFLTLRFLKVIYTVLVVLVLLGGLSIFIAFASRGVGGFIAGLVLAPLLALVYLVIARISLEVVALFFRIGENTSVMARAALADGVVAPASPYGQPPVAPPTSSTEPTSPITSTEPTEPPFPPSTTDPLG from the coding sequence GTGACCACCCAGTCCAACCTGCAGGCGAAAGGCTTTCTGGCCACCCTGTTCGACTTCAGCTTCACGTCGTTCCTGACCCTGCGCTTCCTGAAGGTCATCTACACCGTGCTGGTGGTGCTCGTCCTGCTCGGCGGTCTGTCCATCTTCATCGCGTTCGCGTCGCGGGGCGTGGGGGGCTTCATCGCCGGGCTGGTCCTGGCTCCGCTGCTCGCCCTGGTGTACCTGGTGATCGCCCGCATCTCGCTCGAAGTCGTGGCGCTGTTCTTCCGGATCGGGGAGAACACCTCGGTGATGGCCCGGGCGGCGCTGGCCGACGGCGTCGTGGCCCCGGCCTCGCCGTACGGTCAGCCGCCGGTCGCGCCGCCGACCTCGTCGACCGAGCCGACCTCGCCGATCACGTCGACCGAGCCGACCGAGCCGCCCTTCCCGCCGTCCACCACCGACCCCCTGGGGTAG